From Anopheles darlingi chromosome 2, idAnoDarlMG_H_01, whole genome shotgun sequence, the proteins below share one genomic window:
- the LOC125948988 gene encoding uncharacterized protein LOC125948988 isoform X3 gives MGLNKRDKQDKLKSQSLLDSERSSHDGGGGSSSTTRTVVVDHGTIVVPIETVVSTVSSTSKQSASSKSSSSKQQQILHSSTTDAGSIAESVHLSTEKSFGALDGAVAPVGASKLAEQKFSTVSSVRSAAQKSKQIDNIIEKIHHIASDTISTTEQITTAAPPSAASFTHGTKDVTQKKTVLLGDSGAQQSGSSGVAGGDTVSQQQVITTVVPSKIEFTTVAFEGSAHNSSNISSSSSHTSNIVSGSSSSNTSAINQQTRSHGAVRSERMMSESSATQQQQSESRSSKSEHSSSTVQSSSSSSSTMKSSSSKKSHSEAHSKSLVSGETAHSSLRSQKHLIDGADVQNGGTVLGVSSTITTAPDHSTYDQQSFHTIGADGSRKQVDSQSYSMAKSQAPTTKILHDAAGNQITSTSASYQSAQGHSTSSFQTSGTHDHKALDSKLHQAINTSSAISSSHRDERVSSTSTSSAVNSSSSSSDKRFSVIDSTTLENYSTKAEQDSSSAQHSSMLMKNASAHTVASLSSAHDSLDSTIQSTQLVTESSQMADHRQQHLESSKTIESASHYEQMDESSSSRRKTSEFREQRESNAAILKRKIYDESGRRLNLIDEKIVPKDIVTADLQDDVTNVTKTSFEAKLFNPTLKRWELVDQKTILEKDITTEIPVEIVKELEVERPELANITTTIQLTKVYDAKTKQWKTVDQKKHIDVVEKITYLEENSGRSELNESEHSKNLRSMDMVDRVTIKEVQDLSEEKRQQLNKSKKRVDERTTQEQCICEICTCGRHNCFNCGSGTVSTQTKSSKYISSSNSENFYHQENFTSELNEESSTIRRGTWTKEDAEQHQTNRRESYTIEHSSTENDVSGRRLTWTKDDFEAVDISKIKGERPKPIRHEDNLKPEGQFYAPERQGYTPGERVRPIKHDDNLRPEGAFSAPEKPEYRSGERPKPVRPQDNLKPEGEFERPQKPSVGKPERSQPVRHDDNLRPEGDFERPEKSPFRPAERPKQVRPDDNLRPEGDFERPEKSSFRPAERPKQIKPEDNLRPEGDFQTPQRPEYRSGERPKPIRHDDNLRPEGDFERPEKSPFRPAERPKQVRPDDNLRPEGDFERPEKSPFRPAERPKQVRPEDNLRPEGEFTSPEKPQYRPAERPKQIKPEDNLRPEGDFQTPERPEYRSGERPKPIRHDDNLRPEGDFERPEKSPFRPAERPKQVRPEDNLRPEGDFDKPQKPEYRSAERPKQVRPQDNLKPEGDFERPQPTVVGKAERAQIIRHEDNLYMEGNFERTEKTVFIAGERPKPIRPDDNLRPEGDFERPEKSPFRPAERPKQVRPEDNLRPEGEFTSPEKPQYRPAERPKQIKPEDNLRPEGDFQTPERPEYRSGERPKPIRHDDNLRPEGDFDRPEKSPFRPAGRPKQVRPEDNLRPEGDFDKPQKPEYRSAERPKQVRPQDNLKPEGDFERPQPTVVGKAERAQIIRHEDNLYMEGNFERTEKTVFIAGERPKPIRPDDNLRPEGDFERPEKSPFRPAERPKQVRPEDNLRPEGEFTSPEKPQYRPAERPKQIKPEDNLRPEGDFQTPERPEYRSGERPKPIRPDDNLRPEGDFERPEKSPFRPAERPKQVRPDDNLRPEGDFERPEKSPFRPAERPKQVRPEDNLRPEGEFTSPEKPQYRPAERPKQIKPEDNLRPEGDFQTPERPEYRSGERPKPIRPDDNLRPEGDFERPEKSPFRPAERPKQVRPDDNLRPEGDFERPEKSPFRPAERPKQVRPEDNLRPEGEFTSPEKPQYRPAERPKQIKPEDNLRPEGDFQTPERPEYRSGERPKPIRHDDNLRPEGDFERPEKSPFRPAERPKQVRPDDNLRPEGDFERPEKSPFRPAERPKQVRPEDNLRPEGDFDKPQKPEYRSAERPKQVRPQDNLKPEGDFERPQPTVVGKAERAQIIRHEDNLYMEGNFERTEKTVFIAGERPKPIRPDDNLRPEGDFERPEKSPFRPAERPKQVRPEDNLRPEGEFTSPEKPQYRPAERPKQIKPEDNLRPEGDFQTPERPEYRSGERPKPIRHDDNLRPEGDFERPEKSPFRPAERPKQVRPDDNLRPEGDFERPEKSPFRPAERPKQVRPEDNLRPEGDFDKPQKPEYRSAERPKQVRPQDNLKPEGDFERPQPTVVGKAERAQIIRHEDNLYMEGNFERTEKTVFIAGERPKPIRPDDNLRPEGDFERPEKSPFRPAERPKQVRPEDNLRPEGEFTSPEKPQYRPAERPKQIKPEDNLRSEGKFQAPERPEYRTGERPKPIRPDDNLRPEGDFERPEKSPFKPAERPKQIKPEDNLKTEGEFSTPQKPQFKPAERPKQIKPQDNLKPEGDFDRPKPVESIGKGDRAQIVKHADNLRVEGTFERVEKTVYVSGERPKPIKPDDNLRPEGEFSTPEKQTFRPAERPKQIKPQDNLRPEGDFDRPQKSVAGPGERPKPIKHDDNLRPEGTFERPEKAQFKPAERPKQIRPEDNLRTEGEFEKPQKSQFQPAERPKQVKPQDNLQIEGDYNSFKEYTEQKQRKEAILKEVHEPTIADGAVLVTTQTVTTILKGDKKQPTGRQTTTTEVQDQSNHSEESFAHSRNENIQHHRSEHITSSNALTRAQHVESSVNEHDRLTQRSTTNQTQSIHDVSGRNIAESKTNHSHRQMVNGSTVVSGVSQEQRTQHSVQSSSSSSKIHHTSSSMQQQQSTISDTQHLHGTHSQHLNVQHGEPTVQRHSREQVTGSQTSSTSSKVVVDGKVITDKSASNRHATEKLAVDGVVVTDKSFTERQQSGFDGMDSIQQAHYTSGQTVHDSSATNIGSSSTKRAQNQAIRSTTNNITNLEGTNGVHKGSQRNGTAHSQASTVDHATETQVKKLVGGKWVTKTIKTESKASNQQQHQQQGKVHDVSSHRQQGVLTGQISVAEQNKLNQQHSSIGTSSDQHTRSSAHHISVAEQNKLNQQHSSIGTSSEVHAHSSSSTSSSSVVKSHSSSKMVSEKVVQRGTTESVVSAAGSPSGRTGARGGSSIVLGESTVDSASSRRAAQQQSSTTTKLIGGKLVQVASSNDTSNNTSSTAGKSSGVTSTSSTSSNVHHSATNDQSSTSTKSSSSSVMKSSKVESSSTAASSTTSGQQQHHRKNTFASTENVNNAILCRPAQGPVATTTGIALHATNGSASSMSVSGYNQRKSISNLNDSAMYATTNRTSYSSLHRRGKESTEARMQNYVKAVETDTIVGRTVRGQACPPPSLAGLGLGSSTIGTSHGMKGSSNTSTSVTTSSSTASNNQKTLRDYHTAMNVSRSSTKANASSISFGDDKFHGSSSYKVQYIQQHEGRCPAAVHDNLKLSKVTKQHTYYVRDQK, from the exons ATGGGTTTGAACAAGCGTGATAAGCAGGATAAGCTGAAGAGCCAGAGTTTGCTCGATTCCGAGCGATCCTCAcatgacggtggcggtggctcctCGTCGACCACGCGcacggtcgtcgtcgatcacGGTACGATCGTGGTGCCCATCGAAACCGTGGTATCGACTGTTAGCTCCACTAGCAAGCAATCGGCTTCCAGCAAGTCGAGCAGctcgaagcagcaacagatccTGCACAGTTCCACCACCGATGCGGGCAGTATCGCGGAATCGGTGCATCTCAGCACCGAGAAGTCATTCGGAGCGCTGGACGGAGCAGTTGCACCGGTCGGCGCTAGCAAGCTGGCGGAGCAAAAGTTCAGTACGGTGAGCAGTGTGCGCAGTGCGGCTCAAAAGTCGAAACAGATCGATAACATCATCGAAAAGATCCATCACATTGCGAGCGATACGATCAGTACGACCGAGCAGATCACTACGGCCGCCCCACCATCGGCGGCATCGTTCACGCACGGAACGAAGGATGTGACACAGAAGAAAACGGTGTTGTTGGGTGACAGTGGGGCACAACAGAGTGGCAGTAGTGGCGTGGCGGGTGGCGATACTGTCAGTCAGCAACAAGTGATAACCACCGTCGTGCCGAGTAAGATCGAGTTCACAACAGTGGCCTTCGAAGGTAGTGCCCATAACagtagcaacatcagcagcagcagcagccacaccagcaacatcgtcagtggcagcagcagtagcaatacCAGTGCCATAAATCAGCAAACTCGGTCACACGGTGCAGTGCGCAGTGAGAGGATGATGTCCGAGTCCAGTgccactcagcagcagcaaagcgaaTCGCGATCAAGTAAAAGTGAGCACTCGAGCTCTACGgtgcaatcgtcgtcgtcgtcgtcgtcaacgatGAAATCCTCTTCGTCGAAGAAATCACACTCCGAAGCCCACAGCAAGAGCCTAGTGTCGGGTGAAACGGCACACTCGTCCCTGCGATCGCAGAAACATCTGATCGATGGGGCTGATGTACAGAATGGTGGCACCGTGTTAGGTGTGTCGTCTACGATCACTACTGCTCCAGATCATTCCACGTACGATCAGCAATCATTCCATACGATCGGTGCGGATGGTAGCAGGAAGCAGGTCGACAGCCAGAGCTACTCGATGGCCAAGAGTCAAGCGCCGACAACGAAAATCCTGCACGATGCAGCCGGTAATCAAATCACCAGCACGTCTGCCTCGTATCAGTCGGCCCAAGGACACAGTACCTCATCCTTCCAAACATCGGGTACGCACGATCACAAAGCCCTCGATTCGAAGCTCCATCAAGCCATCAACACCAGCTCAGCCATTTCGTCCTCACACCGTGACGAACGCGTgtcatccacatccacatcgTCTGCTGTAaactcgtcctcctcgtcctccgacAAGAGGTTCTCCGTGATCGATTCAACAACATTGGAGAACTACTCTACTAAGGCAGAGCAAGACTCCAGTAGTGCCCAGCACTCGAGCATGTTGATGAAGAATGCATCCGCACACACCGTGGCTAGCCTATCGTCAGCGCACGATTCGCTCGATAGCACGATCCAAAGCACACAGCTGGTGACGGAATCGAGCCAAATGGCagaccaccgacagcagcacctGGAATCGAGCAAAACCATCGAGTCAGCATCGCACTACGAGCAGATGgacgaaagcagcagctcacgGCGCAAGACGTCCGAGTTCCGTGAGCAGCGTGAGTCCAATGCCGCCATTCTGAAGCGCAAAATCTACGACGAAAGTGGACGCCGGTTGAACTTGATCGATGAAAAGATCGTACCGAAGGACATTGTCACTGCTGACCTGCAGGACGATGTCACGAACGTGACGAAAACGTCGTTCGAGGCGAAACTGTTCAACCCGACGCTGAAGCGCTGGGAACTGGTAGACCAGAAGACCATCCTGGAAAAAGACATCACCACCGAGATACCGGTAGAGATTGTCAAGGAGCTGGAGGTGGAGCGTCCCGAGCTGGctaacatcaccaccacaataCAGCTGACGAAG GTTTACGATGCCAAGACGAAGCAATGGAAAACGGTGGACCAAAAGAAACATATCGATGTGGTGGAGAAGATCACCTACCTCGAGGAAAATTCGGGCCGCTCCGAACTCAACGAATCGGAACACTCGAAAAACCTCCGATCAATGGACATGGTG GACCGCGTTACAATCAAAGAAGTGCAAGATCTGAGCGAagagaagcggcagcagctcaACAAATCGAAGAAACGTGTCGACGAGCGGACCACTCAGGAGCAGTGCATCTGCGAGATCTGTACATGTGG ACGACACAATTGCTTCAATTGCGGCAGTGGTACAGTATCTACTCAGACAAAGTCTTCAAAGTACATCTCATCGAGCAATTCGGAAAATTTTTACCATCAAG AAAATTTCACATCTGAGCTCAATGAAGAATCATCGACGATTCGAAGGGGAACGTGGACTAAGGAAGACGCTGAGCAGCATCAGACGAACCGCAGGGAGTCCTACACAATtgagcacagcagcacagagAACGATGTGTCCGGGCGCCGACTGACATGGACAAAGGATGACTTCGAAGCTGTTGATATTAGCAAAATTAAGGGCGAACGCCCCAAGCCGATCCGTCACGAAGACAACCTTAAACCAGAAGGTCAATTCTACGCACCGGAGCGCCAGGGTTACACGCCAGGAGAGCGTGTAAGACCGATCAAACATGATGATAATTTACGGCCCGAAGGAGCATTCTCAGCACCGGAAAAGCCAGAATATCGGTCTGGAGAAAGACCTAAGCCAGTTAGACCGCAAGATAACCTCAAACCAGAAGGTGAATTCGAACGACCTCAAAAACCATCAGTTGGCAAACCAGAACGGTCACAGCCTGTGCGCCATGACGACAACCTGCGTCCGGAAGGAGACTTCGAGCGTCCAGAGAAGTCGCCATTCAGACCAGCCGAGCGTCCTAAGCAAGTTCGTCCCGATGATAATCTGCGCCCAGAAGGAGACTTCGAGCGTCCAGAGAAGTCATCTTTCAGACCTGCTGAACGACCGAAGCAAATCAAAC CTGAGGATAATCTGCGTCCGGAAGGCGACTTCCAGACTCCTCAGCGCCCAGAATATCGATCAGGAGAGCGACCGAAGCCAATTCGCCATGACGACAATCTACGTCCGGAAGGAGACTTCGAGCGTCCAGAGAAGTCGCCATTCAGAC CTGCTGAGCGTCCGAAGCAGGTTCGTCCCGATGATAATCTGCGTCCGGAAGGAGACTTCGAGCGTCCAGAGAAGTCACCTTTCAGACCTGCTGAGCGACCGAAGCAG GTTCGCCCAGAGGATAATCTGCGCCCTGAAGGAGAATTCACATCGCCAGAAAAGCCTCAATACAGACCTGCTGAGCGACCGAAGCAAATCAAACCTGAGGATAATCTGCGTCCGGAAGGCGACTTCCAAACTCCTGAGCGCCCAGAATATCGATCAGGAGAGCGACCGAAGCCAATTCGCCATGACGATAATCTACGTCCGGAAGGAGACTTCGAGCGTCCAGAGAAGTCGCCATTCAGACCTGCTGAGCGTCCGAAGCAG GTTCGTCCAGAGGATAATCTGCGTCCGGAAGGAGACTTTGACAAGCCTCAGAAGCCAGAATATCGATCAGCTGAGCGGCCGAAACAAGTGCGACCTCAGGATAATCTCAAACCAGAGGGAGATTTCGAAAGACCACAACCTACAGTCGTTGGAAAAGCTGAACGAGCTCAAATCATTCGTCATGAAGATAACCTTTACATGGAAGGAAACTTTGAGCGCACTGAGAAAACTGTCTTTATTGCTGGAGAGCGGCCGAAGCCAATTCGTCCCGACGATAATCTGCGTCCAGAAGGTGACTTCGAGCGTCCAGAGAAGTCACCATTCAGACCTgccgagcgaccgaagcagGTTCGCCCAGAGGATAATCTGCGCCCTGAAGGAGAATTCACATCGCCAGAAAAGCCTCAATACAGAC CTGCTGAGCGACCGAAGCAAATCAAACCTGAGGATAATCTGCGTCCGGAAGGCGACTTCCAAACTCCCGAGCGCCCAGAATATCGATCAGGAGAGCGACCGAAGCCAATTCGCCATGACGATAATCTACGTCCGGAAGGAGACTTCGATCGTCCAGAGAAGTCGCCATTCAGACCTGCTGGGCGTCCGAAGCAG GTTCGTCCAGAGGATAATCTGCGTCCGGAAGGAGACTTTGACAAGCCTCAGAAGCCAGAATATCGATCAGCTGAGCGGCCGAAACAAGTGCGACCTCAGGATAATCTCAAACCTGAGGGAGATTTCGAAAGACCACAACCTACAGTCGTTGGAAAAGCTGAACGAGCTCAAATCATTCGTCATGAAGATAACCTTTACATGGAAGGAAACTTTGAGCGCACTGAGAAAACTGTCTTTATTGCTGGAGAGCGGCCGAAGCCAATTCGTCCCGACGATAATCTGCGTCCAGAAGGTGACTTCGAGCGTCCAGAGAAGTCACCATTCAGACCTGCTGAGCGACCGAAGCAGGTTCGTCCAGAGGATAATCTGCGCCCTGAAGGAGAATTCACATCGCCAGAAAAGCCTCAATACAGACCTGCTGAGCGACCGAAGCAAATCAAACCTGAGGATAATCTGCGTCCAGAAGGCGACTTCCAGACTCCTGAGCGCCCAGAATATCGATCAGGAGAGCGACCGAAGCCAATTCGTCCCGACGATAATCTACGTCCGGAAGGAGACTTCGAGCGCCCAGAGAAGTCGCCATTCAGACCTGCTGAGCGTCCGAAGCAGGTTCGTCCCGACGATAATCTGCGTCCAGAAGGAGATTTCGAGCGTCCAGAGAAGTCACCATTCAGACCTgccgagcgaccgaagcagGTTCGCCCAGAGGATAATCTGCGCCCTGAAGGAGAATTCACATCGCCAGAAAAGCCTCAATACAGACCTGCTGAGCGACCGAAGCAAATCAAACCTGAGGATAATCTGCGTCCGGAAGGCGACTTCCAGACTCCTGAGCGCCCAGAATATCGATCAGGAGAGCGACCGAAGCCAATTCGTCCCGACGATAATCTACGTCCGGAAGGAGACTTCGAGCGCCCAGAGAAGTCGCCATTCAGACCTGCTGAGCGTCCGAAGCAGGTTCGTCCCGACGATAATCTGCGTCCAGAAGGAGATTTCGAACGTCCAGAGAAGTCACCATTCAGACCTGCAGAGCGACCGAAGCAGGTTCGTCCAGAGGATAATCTGCGTCCTGAAGGAGAATTCACATCGCCAGAAAAGCCTCAATACAGACCTGCTGAGCGACCGAAGCAAATCAAACCTGAGGATAATCTGCGTCCGGAAGGCGACTTCCAAACTCCTGAGCGCCCAGAATATCGATCAGGAGAGCGACCGAAGCCAATTCGCCATGACGATAATCTACGTCCGGAAGGAGACTTCGAGCGTCCAGAGAAGTCGCCATTCAGACCTGCTGAGCGTCCGAAGCAGGTTCGTCCGGATGATAATCTGCGTCCGGAAGGAGACTTCGAGCGTCCAGAGAAGTCACCTTTCAGACCTGCTGAGCGACCGAAGCAGGTTCGTCCAGAGGATAATCTGCGTCCGGAAGGAGACTTTGACAAGCCTCAGAAGCCAGAATATCGATCAGCTGAGCGGCCGAAACAAGTGCGACCTCAGGATAATCTCAAACCAGAGGGAGATTTCGAAAGACCACAACCTACAGTCGTTGGAAAAGCTGAACGAGCTCAAATCATTCGTCATGAAGATAACCTCTACATGGAAGGAAACTTTGAGCGTACTGAGAAAACTGTCTTTATTGCTGGAGAGCGGCCGAAGCCAATTCGTCCCGACGATAATCTGCGTCCAGAAGGAGACTTCGAGCGTCCAGAGAAGTCACCATTCAGACCTGCTGAGCGACCGAAGCAGGTTCGTCCAGAGGATAATCTGCGCCCTGAAGGAGAATTCACATCGCCAGAAAAGCCTCAATACAGACCTGCTGAGCGGCCGAAGCAAATCAAACCTGAGGATAATCTGCGTCCGGAAGGCGACTTCCAGACTCCTGAACGCCCAGAATATCGATCAGGAGAGCGACCGAAGCCAATTCGCCATGACGATAATCTACGTCCGGAAGGAGACTTCGAGCGTCCAGAGAAGTCGCCATTCAGACCTGCTGAGCGTCCGAAGCAGGTTCGTCCCGACGATAATCTGCGTCCGGAAGGAGACTTCGAGCGTCCAGAGAAGTCACCTTTCAGACCTGCTGAGCGACCGAAGCAGGTTCGTCCAGAGGATAATCTGCGTCCGGAAGGAGACTTTGACAAGCCTCAGAAGCCAGAATATCGATCAGCTGAGCGGCCGAAACAAGTGCGACCTCAGGATAATCTCAAACCAGAGGGAGATTTCGAAAGACCACAACCTACAGTCGTTGGAAAAGCTGAACGAGCTCAAATCATTCGTCATGAAGATAACCTCTACATGGAAGGAAACTTTGAGCGTACTGAGAAAACTGTCTTTATTGCTGGAGAGCGGCCGAAGCCAATTCGTCCCGACGATAATCTGCGTCCAGAAGGAGACTTCGAGCGTCCAGAGAAGTCACCTTTCAGACCTGCTGAGCGACCGAAGCAGGTTCGTCCAGAGGATAATCTGCGTCCTGAAGGAGAATTCACATCGCCAGAAAAGCCTCAATACAGACCTGCTGAGCGACCGAAGCAAATCAAACCTGAGGATAATCTGCGTTCGGAAGGAAAATTCCAGGCTCCCGAGCGTCCAGAATACCGTACAGGCGAGCGGCCTAAACCAATTCGCCCCGATGATAATCTGCGTCCAGAAGGGGACTTTGAACGTCCCGAAAAGTCTCCCTTTAAACCTGCTGAGCGACCGAAGCAGATTAAGCCTGAGGACAATTTGAAAACAGAAGGAGAATTTTCAACACCGCAGAAACCTCAATTCAAACCAGCTGAAAGACCGAAGCAAATTAAGCCACAAGATAACTTGAAGCCTGAGGGAGATTTCGATCGGCCTAAGCCTGTCGAAAGTATCGGAAAGGGAGATCGGGCTCAAATTGTGAAACATGCGGATAATCTGCGCGTAGAGGGTACTTTTGAAAGGGTAGAGAAAACCGTTTATGTTTCAGGGGAGCGACCAAAACCCATTAAGCCGGACGATAACCTACGTCCAGAGGGAGAGTTTTCGACGCCCGAAAAGCAAACGTTCCGGCCTGCAGAACgaccaaaacaaatcaaaccacAGGACAATCTCCGACCAGAAGGTGATTTTGATCGGCCACAAAAGTCGGTTGCCGGACCAGGCGAGAGGCCGAAGCCGATCAAACATGATGACAACCTGCGTCCCGAAGGTACTTTCGAAAGACCGGAAAAGGCTCAATTTAAACCTGCAGAACGACCGAAGCAAATTCGTCCTGAAGATAATCTGCGCACCGAAGGTGAATTCGAGAAGCCACAGAAATCACAGTTCCAGCCAGCGGAGCGTCCAAAACAGGTGAAGCCACAGGACAATCTTCAAATTGAGGGCGATTATAATTCTTTCAAGGAGTACACTGAACAGAAACAACGCAAGGAAGCGATACTGAAGGAGGTACATGAACCAACCATTGCCGATGGAGCCGTGCTCGTGACAACACAAACGGTTACCACCATTTTAAAGGGAGACAAGAAACAACCAACCGGAAGAcagactactactactgaggTACAGGATCAATCCAATCATTCTGAGGAAAGCTTCGCTCACAGTCGTAACGAGAACATCCAGCACCATCGAAGTGAGCACATCACTAGCTCCAACGCCCTGACTAGGGCACAACACGTTGAATCTAGTGTCAACGAACATGATCGCCTCACGCAACGATCCACAACGAACCAAACCCAATCGATTCATGACGTTTCGGGCCGAAATATTGCCGAATCGAAGACCAACCACAGCCACCGACAGATGGTCAATGGATCGACGGTTGTGAGCGGAGTTTCTCAAGAACAGCGTACACAGCACAGCGTacagtcatcgtcgtccagtTCCAAGATCCATCACACAAGCTCCTcgatgcagcaacaacagtccACAATCAGTGACACGCAGCATCTTCACGGTACTCACTCGCAGCATCTTAACGTCCAGCATGGCGAACCCACCGTTCAGCGTCATTCACGAGAACAAGTAACTGGTTCCCAGACGTCCTCAACCAGCAGTAAGGTGGTTGTAGATGGAAAAGTTATCACAGATAAGTCAGCATCCAACAGACACGCTACCGAGAAACTGGCTGTCGATGGTGTCGTAGTAACGGACAAGAGCTTCACAGAGCGACAGCAAAGTGGTTTTGATGGAATGGACAGCATCCAACAGGCACATTACACCAGCGGTCAAACTGTGCACGATTCCAGTGCTACTAACATCGGAAGTAGCTCGACGAAGCGCGCGCAAAATCAGGCCATTCGATctacaacaaacaacattaCCAACCTGGAAGGTACCAATGGCGTTCACAAGGGATCCCAGCGCAATGGAACCGCTCATAGCCAAGCGTCCACGGTCGACCATGCTACGGAAACTCAGGTTAAGAAACTGGTCGGTGGTAAATGGGTTACGAAGACGATCAAGACTGAGAGTAAAgcaagcaaccagcagcagcaccaacagcaaggAAAGGTGCACGATGTTTCATCTCATCGTCAACAGGGAGTGCTTACCGGTCAGATATCGGTAGCTGAACAGAACAAACTAAATCAACAACATAGCTCGATTGGTACCTCGTCCGATCAGCATACTCGCAGCTCCGCACACCACATATCGGTAgcggaacaaaacaaattgaacCAGCAGCACAGTTCGATCGGTACCTCTTCGGAAGTGCATGCTCATAGCAGCTCGTCGACTTCTAGCTCTTCGGTTGTGAAATCACATTCAAGCAGTAAGATGGTTAGCGAAAAGGTAGTTCAACGTGGAACTACCGAGAGCGTAGTTTCGGCGGCCGGATCACCCTCGGGTCGTACCGGAGCTCGCGGAGGATCCAGCATCGTACTGGGAGAATCCACCGTTGACAGCGCTTCATCGCGACGCGCGGCACAGCAGCAATCATCTACCACCACGAAACTAATCGGCGGTAAACTCGTGCAAGTTGCCTCGTCTAACgataccagcaacaacacgtCCAGCACGGCGGGTAAGTCATCCGGCGTGACATCTACATCCAGCACATCCAGCAACGTTCATCATTCCGCAACCAACGATCAATCATCGACCTCGACGAAGAGTTCCTCGTCGAGCGTGATGAAGTCGAGCAAGGTTGAATCCAGCAGCACGGCCGCTTCATCCACTACAagtggccaacagcagcaccatcgcaAGAACACGTTCGCCTCCACGGAGAACGTTAATAATGCCATTCTGTGCCGACCAGCGCAGGGACCGGTGGCGACAACGACCGGTATCGCGCTGCATGCCACGAACGgcagtgccagcagcatgAGCGTCTCCGGATACAACCAGCGCAAGAGCATCTCGAACCTCAACGATAGCGCCATGTACGCGACGACGAACCGGACCAGCTACAGCTCGTTGCATCGACGCGGAAAGGAATCGACCGAGGCAAGAATGCAGAACTACGTGAAAGCCGTCGAGACGGATACCATCGTTGGTCGGACGGTTAGAGGACAAGCCTGCCCTCCACCATCGCTGGCAGGGCTCGGTCTGGGCAGTAGCACTATCGGTACCAGCCACGGCATGAaaggtagcagcaacaccagcacatcGGTAACCACGAGCAGTTCGACGGCGTCGAACAATCAGAAGACTCTTCGCGATTACCATACCGCTATGAACGTCTCGCGAAGCTCCACGAAAGCCAACGCTTCCAGCATTTCGTTTGGCGATGATAAGTTCCATGGATCGAGCTCCTACAAGGTGCAGTACATCCAGCAACACGAAGGACGTTGCCCCGCGGCCGTACACGACAATCTGAAGCTGTCCAAAGTCACCAAGCAACACACGTACTACGTCCGGGACCAGAAGTag